One stretch of Rhizobium rhizoryzae DNA includes these proteins:
- a CDS encoding TRAP transporter small permease, giving the protein MPTHESRTGFSRLEKYITQLSVVLVGFGGLCLVAACALTGLSIIGALTIRPIPGEIEVVELLCGLAVFGFLPFCQLKRGHVGVDLLIAAFGQKAMNVTQLIGDIIIAGLFALITWRHCIGFLDKLENGETTPLLLWPIWWGYLVALILLIANVLVCLFIILADLRDIRNKKAIVAAMGAH; this is encoded by the coding sequence ATGCCAACCCATGAATCTCGCACCGGCTTTTCCCGTCTCGAGAAATACATCACTCAGTTATCAGTCGTTCTTGTCGGGTTCGGCGGGCTGTGTCTCGTTGCGGCGTGTGCCCTTACAGGCCTTTCCATCATCGGCGCACTGACCATTCGCCCCATACCGGGCGAAATCGAGGTTGTGGAACTGCTCTGCGGTCTTGCGGTGTTCGGCTTCCTGCCCTTCTGCCAGCTGAAGCGCGGCCATGTGGGCGTCGACCTGCTGATTGCCGCCTTTGGCCAGAAGGCCATGAACGTGACGCAGTTGATCGGCGACATCATCATTGCAGGTCTTTTCGCCCTGATCACCTGGCGTCACTGCATCGGCTTCCTTGACAAGCTGGAGAACGGTGAAACGACCCCGCTGCTTCTGTGGCCAATCTGGTGGGGCTATCTGGTCGCGCTGATCCTTCTGATCGCCAACGTTCTCGTCTGCCTCTTCATCATCCTCGCCGACCTGCGTGACATACGCAACAAGAAGGCAATCGTTGCGGCCATGGGAGCACACTGA